The following proteins come from a genomic window of Galactobacillus timonensis:
- a CDS encoding YgjV family protein, whose amino-acid sequence MVSEVLFGNLLSLGAMVTDSLSSKQDSVKKMLFLQCVSQGFYSISSLILKGYSAVVQNVISMLRNIIAIRGIRSNVLQWTITVLAVVLGIWFNNRGLLGLLPVVANGMYTVVVFTVGDNQTALRWAFLIDMLMFVVFNFAIMNYVGCLASVITAVVTARAIYESRSGQAEHSGEVNQ is encoded by the coding sequence ATGGTGTCTGAGGTGCTGTTTGGAAATCTGTTAAGCCTTGGTGCAATGGTTACCGATTCGCTCAGCAGCAAACAGGATTCGGTAAAAAAGATGTTATTTTTGCAATGCGTCAGTCAGGGCTTCTACAGCATCAGTTCCCTCATCCTGAAGGGGTATAGTGCCGTTGTGCAGAATGTGATCAGTATGCTTCGGAATATCATTGCGATCCGGGGAATCCGCTCCAATGTTCTGCAATGGACGATCACGGTACTGGCTGTTGTTCTTGGTATCTGGTTCAATAACCGCGGTTTGCTTGGCTTACTTCCGGTTGTAGCAAACGGCATGTATACGGTTGTCGTCTTTACGGTCGGGGATAATCAGACTGCACTGCGCTGGGCCTTTTTGATCGATATGCTCATGTTCGTTGTATTCAATTTTGCGATCATGAACTATGTTGGCTGTCTTGCCTCCGTGATTACAGCAGTCGTGACTGCCCGCGCGATCTATGAAAGCCGCTCTGGCCAAGCAGAGCACTCTGGAGAAGTCAATCAGTGA
- a CDS encoding FGGY-family carbohydrate kinase, producing the protein MTAASDPLVLVFDVGTQSARTLIIDSHGDILAKKKHPYEKPYISPQTDWAEQDPDMYYRTICDTCRSVKEASPDLFARVQAVTITTIRDTVVCVDQEGKPLRPAILWLDKRMADGKPQMPVTRKAVFRAAGASSIVDLQYAKSHCNWIRENEAEIWKKTYKYLLLSGYLLYRMTGRMVDSKASMIGHIPFDNKHRKWYSSSALTYPVYPVEPEKLCELAEAGEVCGNISASFSKDSGLSVGLPVYASGSDKACELIGLGCVSSNRGAIGLGTTATFTYMSDEYTEPERFVPAYAALIPGKYNPEFEIYRGYWLISWFKKEFAQKEVQQAKQLGISAEQLLDEKLAGIPAGCDGLFLQPYFTPNVTMPYAKGAIVGFSDVHTRIHIYRAIVEGINFALIDGIRGIQKRSGQNFDAIAVGGGGSQSDEICQISADMYGVPVIRTQSYEATGIGAAISTFVGMKVFPDFETAVSACVRTQKQFDPRPPVHAIYQRLYEEVYRDIFPRLKPVYRHLDQVYKDVLLR; encoded by the coding sequence ATGACAGCAGCGAGTGATCCTCTGGTCCTGGTTTTCGATGTCGGCACCCAGTCGGCACGGACACTGATCATTGACAGCCATGGCGACATTCTCGCCAAAAAGAAACACCCCTATGAGAAACCCTATATTTCTCCGCAGACGGACTGGGCGGAGCAGGATCCGGATATGTATTACCGCACCATCTGTGATACCTGCCGCAGCGTAAAGGAGGCGTCGCCAGATCTGTTTGCCCGTGTACAGGCAGTCACCATTACAACGATCCGCGACACGGTCGTCTGTGTCGATCAGGAAGGAAAGCCATTGCGGCCGGCGATTCTATGGCTCGATAAGCGGATGGCAGACGGAAAGCCGCAAATGCCGGTAACGCGCAAAGCTGTATTCCGCGCTGCCGGAGCGTCGTCAATCGTTGATCTGCAGTATGCCAAGAGTCACTGTAACTGGATCCGGGAAAATGAGGCGGAAATATGGAAGAAGACGTACAAATATCTACTGCTGAGCGGGTATCTGCTGTACCGGATGACCGGCCGCATGGTCGATTCCAAGGCTTCTATGATCGGTCACATTCCTTTCGATAACAAGCACCGCAAGTGGTATTCTTCCTCTGCGCTGACGTATCCTGTTTATCCGGTTGAGCCTGAGAAGCTGTGCGAACTTGCGGAAGCCGGTGAAGTCTGCGGAAACATCAGTGCATCATTTTCCAAAGACAGCGGATTATCCGTTGGCTTGCCGGTATATGCGTCGGGATCGGACAAGGCATGCGAACTGATCGGTCTGGGCTGCGTCAGCAGTAACCGGGGAGCCATCGGCCTGGGAACAACGGCGACCTTTACCTATATGTCCGATGAATATACGGAACCGGAGCGCTTTGTGCCAGCATATGCGGCCCTGATTCCGGGAAAATACAATCCGGAGTTTGAAATCTACCGGGGATACTGGCTGATCTCCTGGTTCAAAAAAGAATTTGCCCAGAAGGAAGTACAGCAGGCAAAACAGCTGGGCATCTCGGCAGAGCAGCTGCTGGATGAGAAGCTCGCCGGTATTCCGGCGGGATGCGACGGCCTGTTTCTGCAGCCGTACTTTACGCCCAATGTGACGATGCCGTATGCCAAAGGCGCGATCGTCGGCTTCAGTGATGTGCATACGCGCATCCATATTTACCGCGCCATCGTGGAAGGGATCAACTTTGCGCTGATTGACGGGATCCGCGGGATTCAGAAGCGTTCGGGTCAGAATTTCGATGCGATTGCGGTCGGCGGCGGCGGATCCCAGAGTGATGAGATCTGTCAGATTTCTGCGGACATGTATGGTGTCCCGGTGATCCGTACCCAGTCCTATGAGGCGACCGGCATCGGGGCCGCTATCAGCACCTTTGTGGGCATGAAGGTTTTCCCTGATTTTGAAACGGCGGTTTCTGCCTGCGTACGTACGCAGAAACAGTTTGATCCACGGCCCCCGGTACATGCGATTTATCAGCGTCTGTACGAGGAAGTGTACCGAGATATTTTCCCGCGTCTCAAGCCGGTGTACCGCCATCTGGATCAGGTTTACAAAGACGTTCTGCTGCGCTGA
- a CDS encoding NCS2 family permease, which translates to MKVELIAGLTTFMTMAYVLIVQPTAMVGTEAALTDASGLVLTKQSFVVVVSLISGLITILMGLYSNMPFALSTGMGSNFLLGGMIQAGTITFSQAMGIILVEGVIFLVLSILGVRDLIVRIIPKNIKISISTAIGFFIAYLGFKNTGLATFNGGLGMGDFTSPAVILALIGLAIIALLTAYKVKGAILIGIIVTTIIGIPMGVTTVPSTFAALPDFTEVGNVVMKLDVTHIWTAEGIVLIFIAFFGDFFSTLGTVLGLGQRCGWLDENGNLPGIEKPFLIDAIGTCVGAIFGCTTVTTYVESSAGVEAGGRTGLTAVTTGILFLIAMFFAPAVLMIPDAATGPALIFVGFIMVKGFKDIDFSDFTEAFGPFVMIMFTVFMGSMATGIAAGILAHVFIKVCTGHAKEIHPAMYILCIPLALYFVM; encoded by the coding sequence ATGAAAGTAGAGCTGATCGCCGGCCTTACCACCTTCATGACCATGGCCTATGTACTGATCGTACAGCCGACGGCAATGGTCGGAACAGAAGCGGCACTCACTGACGCCAGCGGCCTGGTGCTCACCAAACAGTCGTTCGTCGTCGTCGTTTCACTGATTTCGGGCCTGATCACGATACTGATGGGGCTCTACTCCAACATGCCGTTCGCCCTCTCCACCGGCATGGGCAGCAACTTCCTGCTCGGCGGCATGATTCAGGCAGGTACCATCACCTTCTCGCAGGCGATGGGCATCATCCTCGTTGAAGGCGTCATCTTCCTCGTTCTCTCCATCCTGGGAGTCCGGGATCTGATCGTCCGCATCATTCCGAAAAACATCAAAATTTCCATTTCCACCGCGATCGGCTTCTTCATCGCCTATCTCGGTTTCAAAAACACCGGCCTGGCAACGTTCAACGGCGGCCTGGGCATGGGCGACTTCACAAGTCCCGCTGTCATCCTGGCTCTGATCGGCCTTGCCATCATCGCGCTGCTGACTGCGTATAAAGTCAAGGGTGCCATCCTCATCGGCATCATCGTCACAACCATCATCGGCATCCCGATGGGCGTCACCACCGTTCCTTCCACCTTCGCTGCTCTTCCGGACTTCACAGAGGTCGGCAACGTCGTCATGAAGCTCGATGTCACCCATATCTGGACAGCCGAAGGCATCGTCCTCATCTTCATTGCCTTCTTTGGCGACTTCTTCTCTACTCTGGGAACAGTGCTGGGCCTGGGTCAGCGCTGCGGCTGGCTCGATGAAAACGGCAACCTGCCCGGCATCGAGAAGCCCTTCCTCATCGATGCCATCGGCACCTGTGTCGGCGCCATCTTCGGCTGCACCACGGTCACAACCTATGTCGAATCTTCGGCCGGCGTCGAGGCCGGCGGACGGACTGGTCTGACCGCTGTCACGACCGGTATCCTCTTCCTCATCGCCATGTTCTTTGCGCCGGCAGTTCTGATGATTCCGGATGCCGCAACGGGCCCGGCTCTCATCTTCGTCGGCTTCATCATGGTCAAGGGCTTCAAGGACATTGACTTCTCCGACTTCACCGAAGCCTTCGGACCGTTTGTCATGATCATGTTCACGGTATTCATGGGATCCATGGCTACCGGCATCGCAGCCGGCATCCTGGCTCATGTCTTCATCAAGGTATGCACCGGACATGCAAAGGAAATTCATCCCGCAATGTATATTCTCTGCATCCCGCTGGCTCTCTATTTTGTAATGTGA
- a CDS encoding ABC transporter ATP-binding protein: protein MAKDPYQLGSINFKNNLGGMRNKAVEKPKDFKGAFLRLVHYAKRCRRMIIGSAVAAIAGAIFSLLGPGSLSSITDLISEGMQTGAFNFDAIRSAGIFLTACYLLSFALTYGQSFLMVSAAQAMGRQMRNDISSKVNRIPLSAFGSSSFGDLISRTTNDVETIVDALQMALPDIVSAIVLFIGSSIFMFQTNVTLALTAIITSLAGFLLIRRIIASSQKYFQGTSYYLGAIDGHIEEIYAAHLLVKTSGAEQENEAEFTHLNNSLYENSWKSQFFGGILMPLMQFVSNLGYLLVCVVGALLVQRGQITFGVIVAFIAYVKLFTQPLAQLAQAITNMQSCAAAAERIFNFLETPEMDPETNKVNNFIPTAGAVSFDHVDFSYVPGKPIIKDFSIHIRPGQNVAIVGPTGAGKTTLVNLLMRFYEIDDGTISIDGMNTKDMTRANVHRMFSMVLQDTWTFEDTIRNNIAYASPGVSEEEIEEACRVVGIDHFIRSLPQGYDTVLKDDTNLSAGQKQLLTIARALVARKSLLILDEATSSVDTRTEQLVQNAIDHLMHGKTSFTIAHRLSTIRNADLILVMKDGQIVEQGKHDDLIKANGFYASLWNSQFVNAETI from the coding sequence ATGGCAAAAGATCCCTATCAGCTCGGTTCAATCAACTTCAAAAACAACCTCGGAGGAATGCGCAACAAAGCCGTCGAAAAGCCGAAAGACTTCAAAGGCGCCTTCCTGCGTCTGGTGCACTATGCCAAGCGCTGCCGCCGGATGATCATCGGCTCTGCTGTCGCAGCCATTGCCGGCGCCATCTTTTCACTTCTCGGTCCGGGGAGTCTCAGTTCCATCACCGATCTCATCAGCGAAGGCATGCAGACGGGCGCGTTCAACTTTGATGCCATCCGCAGCGCCGGTATCTTCCTGACCGCCTGCTATCTGCTCAGTTTCGCATTGACCTACGGCCAGAGCTTCCTCATGGTTTCCGCTGCCCAGGCCATGGGGCGTCAAATGCGCAATGACATTTCGAGCAAGGTCAACCGCATCCCTCTGTCCGCCTTTGGTTCGTCAAGCTTCGGCGACCTGATCTCGCGCACCACCAACGACGTCGAAACCATTGTCGATGCTCTGCAGATGGCGCTCCCGGACATTGTCAGTGCCATTGTCCTTTTCATCGGATCATCCATCTTCATGTTCCAGACCAACGTGACCCTTGCCCTGACGGCCATCATCACGAGTCTTGCCGGCTTCCTTCTGATCCGGCGCATCATCGCTTCTTCGCAAAAATACTTCCAGGGCACTTCCTATTACCTCGGTGCCATTGACGGCCATATCGAAGAAATCTATGCCGCCCATCTGCTTGTGAAGACCAGCGGCGCAGAACAGGAAAATGAAGCCGAATTCACGCATCTCAACAATTCACTGTATGAAAACAGCTGGAAGAGCCAGTTCTTTGGCGGCATCCTGATGCCCCTGATGCAGTTTGTATCCAATCTCGGCTATCTGCTGGTATGCGTCGTCGGCGCCCTCCTTGTACAGCGCGGGCAGATTACGTTCGGTGTCATTGTCGCCTTCATCGCCTATGTCAAACTGTTTACACAGCCGCTGGCTCAGTTGGCCCAGGCCATCACGAACATGCAGAGCTGCGCAGCCGCTGCTGAGCGTATCTTCAATTTCCTGGAAACACCGGAAATGGATCCGGAAACCAACAAGGTCAATAACTTTATCCCGACCGCCGGCGCCGTCAGCTTCGACCATGTTGATTTCAGCTATGTACCCGGCAAGCCGATCATCAAGGATTTCTCCATCCACATTCGCCCCGGGCAGAATGTGGCCATAGTCGGCCCCACCGGGGCCGGAAAGACGACACTGGTCAACCTGCTCATGCGCTTCTATGAAATCGATGACGGTACCATTTCCATCGACGGCATGAACACAAAGGACATGACTCGTGCCAACGTTCATCGCATGTTTTCGATGGTTCTTCAGGACACATGGACCTTTGAAGACACCATCCGCAACAACATAGCCTATGCCAGCCCCGGCGTCAGTGAGGAAGAAATAGAAGAAGCCTGCAGGGTTGTGGGCATTGATCACTTCATCCGCTCCCTGCCGCAGGGCTATGACACCGTACTGAAGGATGATACAAACCTCTCTGCCGGTCAGAAACAGCTGCTGACCATTGCCCGTGCTCTCGTAGCCAGAAAATCGCTTCTCATTCTGGATGAAGCGACCTCCTCGGTCGACACGCGTACGGAGCAGCTGGTACAGAACGCCATCGACCACCTGATGCACGGCAAGACGAGCTTCACCATCGCCCACCGTCTTTCCACGATCCGCAACGCCGACCTCATCCTCGTCATGAAGGACGGCCAGATCGTCGAACAGGGTAAACATGATGATCTGATCAAGGCCAACGGCTTCTATGCAAGCCTGTGGAACAGCCAGTTCGTCAATGCCGAGACCATTTAG
- a CDS encoding DMT family transporter: MNTKSRYYLSAVAAIFFWGSSFVATKLAYASFGPLTVCFLRFALSLLILKLVRIIRKDNKKLEKQDVPVLLATGLLGISVYYACENYALTLTSASAASLISGAYPAITALIGALVYHVHVTKKQAAGIALAMAGIVILTSGGSFSGSNVRLGNAILIFDGFLWAFYNFLIPHIRPAYSVLSITYYQTLLALPFLIPGLFLEGHASMTITPSAIWALLYLAVGCSVLAYLLYNFSLRGISPSAAAAIMNLMPVFGLLLSAIILNESITPASAAGGVIVILGVLLSAK; this comes from the coding sequence ATGAATACGAAATCCCGCTATTATCTCAGTGCCGTTGCGGCCATCTTCTTCTGGGGCAGCTCCTTTGTCGCAACAAAGCTGGCTTACGCCTCCTTCGGTCCTCTGACCGTGTGCTTTCTGCGCTTCGCACTGTCGCTGCTGATTCTCAAACTTGTGCGGATCATCCGCAAAGACAACAAGAAGCTTGAAAAGCAAGATGTACCGGTTCTGCTGGCGACCGGACTGCTGGGCATTTCCGTTTATTACGCCTGCGAAAATTATGCGCTGACGCTGACATCGGCGTCGGCCGCATCCCTGATTTCCGGCGCCTATCCGGCGATCACCGCTTTGATCGGTGCCCTGGTCTACCATGTCCACGTAACCAAAAAACAGGCGGCAGGCATTGCACTGGCAATGGCCGGCATCGTCATTCTGACGTCCGGAGGCAGCTTTTCAGGCTCCAACGTACGGCTGGGTAATGCCATCTTAATCTTCGACGGATTTCTCTGGGCGTTCTATAACTTTCTGATCCCGCACATCCGTCCCGCCTATTCCGTTCTTTCCATCACCTATTACCAGACACTGCTGGCGCTGCCGTTTCTGATTCCGGGCCTGTTTCTGGAAGGACACGCATCGATGACCATTACCCCTTCTGCGATCTGGGCCCTCTTGTATCTGGCGGTTGGCTGCTCCGTCCTTGCCTATCTGCTGTACAACTTCTCTCTGCGCGGCATTTCACCCTCGGCAGCCGCGGCCATCATGAATCTGATGCCGGTCTTCGGATTACTGCTTTCCGCAATCATCCTGAATGAATCAATCACGCCCGCCAGTGCAGCCGGCGGCGTCATCGTCATTCTCGGCGTCCTGCTCAGCGCAAAATAA
- the ade gene encoding adenine deaminase has product MLKLLPKDTRALLRAALGEIESDTVFTNARIVNVFTGEVLLGDVYVYDGFIAHVEYKNPGVIDVPVKEKVDCRGMYLIPGLIDAHMHIESTMLTPRNFAKAVIPKGTTTVVTDPHEIGNVFGVEGVKYMHESSEGLPMRQLIDIPSCIPSVPGKEFTGAVFTSKEVEELSSLERVIGLAEIMDFLGVIHGDERMLSEIAVARAHGLYLQGHAPMVSGRMLSAYLCGGPESDHESSMASEALEKYRLGLRIDMRESSLTKNVKEIWKGLKNSRYFDTLDVCTDDRESEDILTVGHINDVLRLAIKEGMDPIDAVKSATINNAREIHMEHLGAIAPGYVADLCVLPDLKAMDMHQVYFGGKLTAEDGKLLADIEDRTYPIEERDSMNFRPLTADDFVLKTPIENGEVTVNYIEYTAPYSAITKKAVMKVKVENGRIILPDADTKFVAVVNRFGLDHIALAIVKGTGNTTGALASTVSHDSHNLTIVYDTPEDALLCANTLKECRGGLVTVKDGKVLALLPLPIAGLLSKLDAEGTAALARKMKEADREVGLTELENPLLRIATLALPVAPEIKMSDIGMIDVATQEVVPVFVD; this is encoded by the coding sequence ATGCTCAAACTGCTTCCGAAAGATACACGTGCACTGCTCAGGGCAGCTCTCGGCGAAATTGAAAGCGACACTGTCTTCACTAACGCCCGCATCGTCAACGTCTTCACCGGCGAAGTGCTGCTTGGCGACGTCTATGTCTACGACGGCTTCATCGCCCATGTCGAATATAAGAATCCCGGCGTCATCGACGTCCCCGTCAAGGAGAAGGTCGACTGCCGGGGCATGTACCTGATTCCCGGACTCATTGATGCCCACATGCACATTGAGTCCACGATGCTGACGCCGCGCAACTTTGCCAAGGCCGTCATCCCCAAGGGAACAACAACCGTCGTCACCGATCCTCATGAGATCGGCAACGTCTTCGGCGTCGAAGGCGTCAAATATATGCATGAAAGCTCCGAAGGGCTGCCGATGCGTCAGCTGATCGACATCCCATCCTGCATCCCCTCCGTTCCCGGCAAAGAATTTACAGGCGCCGTCTTCACCTCGAAAGAAGTTGAAGAACTTTCATCCCTCGAGCGCGTCATTGGTCTGGCCGAAATCATGGACTTCCTCGGCGTCATCCATGGCGACGAGCGTATGCTGTCGGAAATTGCCGTTGCCCGCGCCCACGGCCTCTATCTGCAGGGACATGCGCCGATGGTTTCCGGCCGCATGCTGTCGGCCTATCTGTGCGGCGGACCGGAGAGCGACCATGAATCCTCCATGGCTTCTGAAGCCCTTGAAAAATACAGACTCGGCCTGCGCATCGATATGCGTGAATCTTCCCTGACCAAGAACGTCAAGGAGATCTGGAAAGGTCTCAAGAATTCCCGCTACTTCGATACGCTGGATGTCTGCACCGACGATCGCGAATCGGAAGATATCCTGACAGTCGGCCATATCAACGATGTGCTGCGTCTGGCGATCAAAGAGGGCATGGATCCGATCGATGCCGTCAAGTCTGCCACCATAAACAATGCCCGCGAAATTCATATGGAACACCTCGGCGCCATCGCTCCTGGCTATGTCGCTGATCTCTGTGTTCTGCCTGATCTGAAGGCAATGGACATGCATCAGGTATACTTCGGCGGAAAGCTGACGGCAGAAGATGGAAAGCTGCTGGCCGACATCGAAGACAGGACCTATCCGATCGAAGAGCGCGACTCGATGAACTTCAGGCCGCTGACCGCCGACGATTTCGTCCTTAAGACACCGATTGAAAACGGCGAAGTTACTGTCAACTACATCGAATATACGGCACCCTATTCCGCCATCACGAAGAAGGCTGTCATGAAGGTCAAGGTCGAAAACGGCCGCATCATTCTTCCCGATGCTGACACCAAGTTCGTCGCCGTCGTCAACCGCTTCGGCCTCGATCACATTGCCCTGGCCATCGTCAAGGGAACAGGCAACACGACCGGCGCCCTGGCTTCGACCGTATCGCACGACTCCCATAACCTGACGATCGTCTACGATACGCCAGAGGATGCCCTGCTTTGCGCCAATACCCTCAAGGAGTGCAGAGGCGGCCTTGTGACGGTCAAGGACGGAAAAGTTCTTGCCCTTCTGCCGCTGCCGATTGCCGGCCTTCTTTCAAAGCTCGATGCCGAAGGTACCGCAGCTCTTGCCAGAAAGATGAAGGAAGCCGATCGCGAAGTCGGCCTCACGGAGCTTGAAAATCCGCTGCTGAGGATCGCGACGCTTGCCCTTCCGGTTGCGCCGGAAATCAAGATGTCCGATATCGGCATGATCGATGTCGCTACGCAGGAAGTGGTTCCTGTCTTCGTCGACTGA
- a CDS encoding DUF3842 family protein: MKIVIIDGQGGGIGKALVTAAKQKLPQAEIIAVGTNSRAAEAMLKAGADHVAAGENAVVVCAKKADYIIGPIGIVIADSMYGEITAAMASAIGSSSAQRILIPVHHCDTTVVGVEDYAISHLAEAAIRTIVSLASPH; encoded by the coding sequence ATGAAAATCGTAATCATCGACGGTCAGGGCGGAGGCATTGGAAAAGCACTTGTTACTGCCGCAAAGCAGAAACTGCCTCAGGCGGAGATCATCGCCGTCGGCACTAACAGCCGGGCCGCTGAAGCGATGCTCAAAGCCGGAGCAGACCATGTCGCAGCCGGAGAAAATGCCGTTGTAGTATGCGCAAAAAAAGCCGACTATATCATCGGCCCGATCGGTATTGTGATCGCTGATTCCATGTACGGAGAGATTACTGCCGCCATGGCATCTGCCATCGGTTCCAGCTCAGCGCAGCGCATCCTGATCCCTGTCCATCATTGTGACACGACCGTTGTCGGCGTGGAAGATTATGCGATCAGTCACCTGGCAGAGGCAGCCATCCGCACCATCGTCTCCCTGGCTTCCCCTCACTGA
- a CDS encoding DNA-3-methyladenine glycosylase I: MTEKAERCPWAETDPYSLAYHDERWCVPVHEDQELFAMLILEGLQAGLSWQLILKREEGIRSLTDNLNPETIARYTQEDEERLCKDPRMIRSKAKIHAMVTNAIAFLRVRKEWGSFDAYIWHFTDGNVIDHRLVHPQDMPAKDALSQSVSTDLKRRGFRFTGPVITYSYLQAIGVINDHLITCPFHDHPVK; the protein is encoded by the coding sequence ATGACAGAAAAAGCAGAACGCTGCCCCTGGGCCGAAACCGACCCGTATTCCCTTGCCTACCATGATGAGCGCTGGTGCGTTCCTGTTCATGAAGATCAGGAACTGTTTGCCATGCTTATTCTGGAAGGATTGCAGGCAGGATTGTCCTGGCAGCTCATATTAAAGCGCGAAGAAGGAATCCGCAGCCTGACGGACAATCTGAATCCCGAAACCATTGCCCGCTACACGCAGGAAGATGAGGAGCGCCTGTGCAAAGATCCTCGCATGATCCGCTCCAAAGCAAAGATCCACGCCATGGTTACCAATGCCATCGCCTTTCTTCGTGTCCGGAAAGAATGGGGTTCCTTTGACGCCTACATCTGGCACTTCACAGACGGAAACGTAATCGATCACCGGCTGGTTCATCCTCAGGATATGCCGGCCAAAGATGCCCTTTCCCAATCTGTAAGTACAGATCTGAAGCGGCGCGGATTCCGCTTTACAGGCCCCGTAATCACCTATTCTTATCTGCAGGCGATCGGCGTCATCAACGATCATCTGATCACCTGTCCCTTCCATGATCATCCGGTAAAATAG
- a CDS encoding SagB/ThcOx family dehydrogenase, with product MDIQEIQKRIEAGRDFLHPRDTAPEDYETDQQLKKPQPPLVKAPMRNERIELPNNFDALPIEHDFLKIINGRRSHRIYTEESMSLLSLSYLLWCTQGIQSIRGKSYATMRTVPCGGARHEFECYMILRNVESLQDGFYHYLPWYHALEFLGTKDPVSTVMAAALDEQTWAAKANVVFLYSYVCYRAEWRYGIDAARMIMADVGHISENMYLAAESIHLGGCAIGAVDGGFCDRLLGLDGKDEFTIYGFTMGRISRETEYHEDDIYAFVKEQGL from the coding sequence ATGGACATTCAGGAAATTCAAAAGCGTATCGAAGCAGGAAGAGATTTTCTCCATCCACGTGACACTGCACCCGAGGATTATGAAACGGATCAGCAGCTGAAGAAACCGCAGCCTCCCCTGGTCAAAGCACCCATGCGGAATGAGCGGATTGAACTGCCGAACAATTTTGACGCACTGCCCATAGAGCATGACTTTCTGAAGATCATCAACGGCCGCCGCAGCCATCGTATCTATACAGAAGAAAGCATGTCACTACTGTCGCTCAGCTATCTTCTCTGGTGTACACAGGGCATTCAGTCCATCCGCGGCAAAAGCTACGCAACGATGCGCACCGTACCGTGCGGAGGCGCCCGCCACGAATTCGAATGCTATATGATTTTGAGAAATGTAGAAAGCCTGCAGGACGGTTTCTATCACTATCTTCCCTGGTACCACGCCCTGGAGTTTCTTGGCACAAAGGATCCTGTCAGTACGGTCATGGCAGCGGCGCTGGATGAGCAGACCTGGGCAGCCAAAGCCAATGTTGTCTTTCTCTACAGCTATGTCTGCTATCGGGCCGAATGGCGCTATGGCATCGATGCCGCCCGCATGATCATGGCCGACGTTGGACACATCAGTGAAAACATGTATCTCGCCGCCGAAAGCATCCATCTTGGCGGCTGCGCGATCGGTGCCGTTGACGGTGGTTTCTGCGATCGGCTTCTTGGTCTCGACGGGAAAGATGAATTTACGATTTACGGCTTTACCATGGGAAGGATTTCCCGGGAAACGGAATACCACGAAGATGATATCTATGCCTTCGTAAAGGAACAGGGTCTATGA
- a CDS encoding YitT family protein produces the protein MQAYQSGDTIQTWLIIAGADFIVAAAVFFFLEPSRCAIASISGLAIVLQNFIPLPVSTLVMIMNVILLILGFLLIGREFGVKTVYTSLLLPVFLGVLEQLFPGYSSLTGDQMLDALCYILVVAVGQTILFHYNASSGGTDILAKIINKFFHLELGSASAAAGMVIALSSAAAYDSKTVVISVLGTYFSGVILDNFIFGFGLKRRVTIVTHHEQELIQFILDDLHSGASVYEFYGAYKGEKHREVVCIVDRASYQKLMNYVQQTDPTAFVTVYNISSIRFVPLNDRHAGIQ, from the coding sequence ATGCAGGCATATCAAAGCGGTGACACGATTCAAACCTGGCTGATTATTGCGGGTGCGGACTTTATTGTTGCGGCAGCTGTATTTTTCTTTCTGGAGCCTTCACGCTGTGCGATTGCGAGCATTTCGGGTCTTGCGATTGTGCTTCAGAATTTCATTCCATTACCGGTTTCGACGCTGGTCATGATCATGAATGTGATTCTGCTGATTCTGGGATTCCTGTTGATCGGAAGGGAATTCGGCGTCAAGACAGTCTATACGTCGCTTCTACTGCCGGTGTTTCTTGGCGTGCTGGAGCAGCTGTTTCCGGGATACAGCTCCCTGACGGGGGATCAGATGCTGGATGCGCTCTGCTATATTCTGGTTGTTGCGGTCGGGCAGACGATTCTGTTTCATTACAATGCGTCGTCCGGCGGCACGGATATTCTGGCCAAGATCATCAACAAGTTTTTCCATCTTGAGCTTGGCAGCGCAAGTGCGGCGGCAGGCATGGTCATCGCCCTTTCTTCCGCGGCTGCCTATGATTCCAAGACGGTTGTGATCTCGGTCCTCGGTACGTATTTCAGCGGCGTGATCCTGGATAATTTCATCTTCGGCTTCGGTCTGAAGCGAAGAGTCACAATTGTGACACATCATGAACAGGAGCTGATTCAGTTCATTCTCGATGACCTTCACAGTGGCGCTTCGGTGTATGAGTTCTATGGCGCCTATAAAGGTGAAAAGCACCGGGAGGTCGTATGCATCGTGGACCGGGCTTCCTATCAGAAGCTGATGAACTATGTGCAGCAGACGGATCCGACCGCATTTGTAACGGTCTACAATATTTCCAGCATTCGCTTTGTTCCGTTGAATGACAGGCATGCGGGCATCCAGTAG